The window CTGTCTGTCGAGTCGCTATGGCTGATAAAGAAGGTTAGTGTGCTTTCATGGCATTCGGGGTACTCTCTTTTAGCGGCGGTGGGTAAATGAAGCCGGTAGCGGCCGCTGAGGTGTTTGTTGGTGTGAATTCAGCACAGGCCGAATCCCGCCATAACCACATACTCTTGCTACATTCATACAGTTTACACATTAGAGCTCGTTATGAGCACACGTTAGTTAGTCTTCGGTGTAACAGTGTTGTTTTTAAGATGGAAACACGTTAGAAAGTATCTAGGCTTTTAAGCAATTTAGTTAAATTAGCGCCGAATTAGCTGCGGCTAGTTTGTTTGGGTTTTAAGTTGAAGTGTGTGAAATGAGCGACGCGTCGCTTGCTTTCAGAAAGCTTTcagtattgttttaatttttgtgttgcgaattgataataaatgaaaaatgtttaGCTATGTGCACTTAATTGTTACATTTCCCAGAGAGTTTGTCTGTAAAAGATTGAACAATGTTGCGTCTTTATTTTCCGGTAGCTTTACATGTGAGTTAGATTACACGTTAAGTCATTTACTGTCTTACAGTAATTGTGGGGGGAAAACTTTATGACCTTACATATTCAAGCTGCTCTATACCTTTGTTGGAGGCGTTTTGACAGATCTCATTTTGTTTTCCCGCCCCTTTTGTTACAGCTGCCTTTGATGACGCGGTGGAGGAGAGGGTCATAAATGAAGAATATAAAATATGGAAGAAAAACACACCGTTTCTTTATGATCTGGTGATGACCCACGCGCTGGAGTGGCCCAGTCTTACTGCTCAGTGGTTGCCAGATGTCACCAGGTAACACCTTCACACCTACGGCCATTAGCTTTGAACTAAGATTGAAATTAATGATTCTTTTGATAACTGATTAAATgaaggaaaaataaaaataaacaaaattgttGTACCACATCCCACCCACTGTTGTATCCTTACAAATAAGAATACAGCCTTTAAAAAACAGTGCGCACTTCTGTCAAAGGACATGACAAGCTGTTTCAAACTATGATATGCTTTTGTTTATATCACTTAAAGgactccacttccagaacaacaatgaacaaataattaactctccttgtcatccaagatattcatgtctttcggTCTTCAGttacaaagaaattgttttttgaggaaagcatgtTAGGATTCTTCTCCATATAATGTATTTCAATTGTGCCcccgattttgaacttccaaaatgcagcttcaaagggctctaaaggatcccagccgaggaagaagggtcttatctagtgaaatgatctgtcatCAGTCCTGAAATgcttttctcaaaaaaacataatttctttatgactgaagaaagaaagacatgaacatctttggatgacaaggggggtgggtaaattatttgtaaattgttgttctggaagtggagttctcctttaaaaaaaaaaaaaaaacgcttcatTTGTAGAAACCAGACAGTTAATTGTgacaaacatttcatgttttgaaTTCTTTACACTTTACTTCTTTACAGTACATATCTTAATAGAAAAATAATTTCTTAGTTCTGCATGTTCTAATTGTTTCAGATCAAGAAACAGGCTTATGTTCcctgataatattaataatatattttttgtctCTTAGAAATACACATTTGATGATAGCTTGAGTTTGAAtacatatgtaaaaaaaattttcaTTATCAAAATCAGTAATATCTGTAAAAGTTatggcaaaaatgtttttttttttaattaaccatTGGTCTTCCATAGTAGCATATGTTTTAGCTCATGATAACCACAGTTAAAACCTCAAATATTGCACCTCAATACTGTTAAAAATATATGGTTTCTaggtatttgtatgaaaaacagtAGTCAAAATACATTTCATATAAATGCAGAAATGCTTTAGCATAATCACAAAAAGTACTGCAATTATATTCCATTACTCCTTACATTTacaatacatttaatacatgtctacattaataatataataaaattctaTACGAATACCCACATTTCTGATGCAATACCATGATGCAGTTAGTGTTTTTACAGTAAATCCATGGGAAATGATGGCGATTTGTAGAATCGCTGCTGTTTGAACTTTGAGCTGAGAGGCACTATTCAAATGAGTAGCGCTCTACTTATTTCCTACTTTTAATTTCCCTATTTGAAAACCAacaccttacaaggtaacaaaatataaaacaaagaatggcagatatttaggccaaagtTGTTGAAGATAAaataacaggttttttttttttttctttgttattaagaaataagaacaaagataggctacatgttacaaatactcataataaaacaaacagtgctttacttttcaggtacagtaggtctATTTAGCAGTAGCATTCGAGAAATTGaattaagaaatataaaaataaaacactgtatactaggggtgggcgatatgacctaaaattaatatcacggtatttttcatcttttgaacggtgccggtataatatcacggtattactttttttggtacattttcggaggagtagcctgtcctgtccatttagtatgtgaataaagttaatattttcataatataataagtatatggtaggtatccttatcaaaaagagacatgggagagtattatgcattctcaacatgtttattttgcaaaaaacctaaagatcttacttaacagtgtacaacaaaacaaaaaaatattttttattgaaatttaatttctgcaatatttacaaCCTTtcaataactgggggaaatcaacccatggcaacagtttaaaagtagaccaattctgtggggaaaaacgcagacttggcaaccctgcatccaacaagagctgctggagttaatgtctttgcacacatgagtacgaaattttcgtccgacatttttgcacgttaaaaaaaatacaggttatgttaatagagtttacacactgcctctgaaactttcgtccgtcataaaaaaatttggatcgtgtttgattttctgcattttcacatccataataagcattttgataaggatggcgaatatgagaaaactaaaaaaaaaaaaaaacgcatacgaaaatcggactcagtgtacaatgacctttagatttgaatgatcacgggtcgaaagtaaagagagatgacaaaaatagactggaggatttgttgcaatcttgtactcactgacaaatagcTATTATAAgacgtgctgctccctttacaaaatcgaaagtaaaagttaacaggccggtcgcgttcgcctcgcgccgctcaatttgtgatccgctgtgtaaatccttttgccggccgaccgggaaaagtcccggtcgtcccgattgccactccgcccctggtataggctacaggcccgacctttcacgatgtttcaccagtcgtttaatggccactccccttttaccacctgcaaagctgatacgaatatgttttacttttttatttacaacaagatatatagtataaggacaggtattcagaccacaactgaacgtttgaagaaaatttaatgttttaaatataccggtattgacggtattagaaaatccatgtcgtggcgcaatctcacaccggtgatgactatgacaccggtgtaccgcccacccctactgtatacataaattatatattgactcttattaaagcaactgtgtTGAAGTTCttaagtcaagagcagtgagtgattttcctttgtgtattttttttctattattattattgtaccatcacccaaaaatgacaattctgtcatttactcactctcaagtgttttaaaagcataaaacatgttgaacataaaactaTAATACAGTTGCTGGTCCCtagttacttccatagtattttattttttttcccactatcaaagtgagtagggaccagctactgttatcttttgtgttcagcacaagaaaaaaaatagagatttgggacaacatgtgagtgactaaagttttgggtgaactgtcaatTAATGACAATCTGCAAATctggtgctgtttgacaggcttttagcgcacacTTCAGGTTTATGCGCTCATGAAGGACATTCCAGAACAGCGCACAGACGAAATAGCGTTATTTTACCAGCAAGGCTttgaagcacatgcaaataatgtacttttgtaatTGCGAATACTAATAAGTACAGTGTGCATTGAGTGAATGTATGtcgtgttgtacagtatattgagacgaaGGCACACTGTAGCatgatactacgatatttattggAGATGTTTTAATTGTCCACGatcaaaaatggacaaaaatgattGTTTCATCACTGTTGTACATTTTTATATAGCTCTGTGTAAATAAGCACACTTGTCATCTGTTTCACAGACCCGAAGGGAAGGATTTTAGCGTCCACCGGCTGGTTCTCGGCACACATACCTCTGATGAGCAGAATCACCTGGTTATTGCCAGTGTCCAGCTGCCCAATGATGACGCCCAGTTTGACGCCTCACATTATGACAGTGAAAAAGGAGGTGAGTGGTTTATATGCTCatataattaactaaattgtAACTGTGTTGTCTCCACCTGTGCAATTATCTCATGTTGTCACACCTGTTTGTTCACAGAATTTGGTGGTTTTGGCTCAGTGAGTGGAAAGATAGAGATTGAGATCAAGATCAATCATGAGGGAGAAGTGAACAGGGCTCGCTACATGCCACAGAACCCCTGCATCATTGCCACCAAGACCCCCACTAGTGATGTGCTGGTCTTTGACTACACCAAACACCCCTCCAAACCTGGTATGAGTGATTTTTGGAAACGTTTTGTCAATTTCAGCTCAGTGTATCTAGCAATGTTGCTTTATAGCCAATTggttttagcattttaacatggggattGTTTACCCATGaaaggaaattctgtcattaattactcatcctcatgatccaaagctgtaagaccttcgttcatcttctcaacgcaaagatatttttgatgaaatctgagagctttctgaccctgcattgacagcaacatAAGGGTCctgaaaggcagtaaggacatcgttaaaatagctACATGTGACatttaaccgtaatgttattgGAGCTACAAGCATAATTTTTGTGCAACAGatactgacacggaagagaagaaattgttgaataaagttgtttttgttttctttgtgcacaaagtattttcgtagattcataaaattaaggttgaaccactgatgtcacatgaactgttAACAATATTAACGATGTTCTTACTATCTTTTTGAGCCTTGAACATgctagttgcgttgctgtctatgcagagtcagaaagctcttagatttcattgtgaaaaacaaaacaaaggtgaacgaaggtcttaagggtttggaacaaaagggtgagtaaataatgacagaatcttcattttggAGCTATCAACattatgaactatccctttaactcttCATTTCTGAGCTACTTGTCAACTCGTATATCAATATTATGTTTTCTTTCTAAATGTATGCTCTTTGTGTTCCCCTCCTGTGCTCCTGAAGACCCCTCGGGTGAGTGTACTCCTGACCTGCGTTTGCGGGGACATCAGAAAGAAGGATATGGTTTGTCCTGGAACCCCAACCTGAGTGGCTGCCTGCTGAGTGCGTCTGATGATCATGTAAGACTTCATTATATGGTGACTACTGCTGTACATTTGCAAACATGCTGAGGTTTCGGGTGTGACTTTTTGTACcctacatttttatttcaattcgTCCAACACTAAATGTTAGAGTTGTTCTGTTATTCTTCAGACCATCTGTCTGTGGGACATCAGCACAGTGCCAAAGGAGGGAAAAATAGTGGACGCTAAGACCATTTTCACTGGTCACACTGCTGTAGTGGAGGATGTGTCTTGGCACCTGCTGCACGAGTCTCTCTTTGGGTCTGTTGCAGATGACCAGAAGCTTATGATGTAAGTACTTGGTCATCTTATGTAtttctgtaatttgaatgtctTTTAGCACTTGTAATGGTTCAAACTGTGGTTATGTAGTGCGAGCAGTATATTAATCTGCTACTTTCCCTTTCTTTAGCTGGGACACACGCTCCAACAACACATCCAAACCCAGTCATGCAGTAGATGCCCACACTGCAGAGGTCAACTGTTTGTCCTTCAACCCATACAGCGAGTTCATTCTGGCAACCGGTTCTGCTGACAAAGTGAGAACTGCATAGAGCTATTGCTTCTGTCACACCTGTGAACACTATATTTAGACCTCTGAATTGTGCTTTTGTCTCTCATAGACTGTTGCCTTGTGGGATCTGCGAAACCTGAAACTGAAACTTCATTCATTTGAATCGCACAAAGATGAAATCTTCCAGGTATCAAATCCCTTCCTTCCATGATCGCAGATGAAATTAAAGATAAATGATTGAGATAACAGGAGGTTTTCAAATGTGTCCACAGGTTCAGTGGTCACCCCATAATGAGACCATCCTGGCCTCCAGTGGAACAGACAGGCGACTCAATGTTTGGGACCTCAGGTGggttctcattttcatttttctcaCGACAACCAGTGAAATGTAAAATACTTTATTATTAGCATATTTTCACATTGTTAATGAGAATTCCTTGTTTTTCTTGCAGTAAAATTGGTGAGGAACAGTCACCAGAAGATGCAGAAGATGGACCTCCAGAGCTACTGGTGAGTAGTAATGgtgttcagtttttattttaaatttatgcagggttcgtacaagtgcttgaagtacttgaactTGACTTTAAAATTTAAGACCTGTAAAACCATTGAAAGTAGCAGTATTCTTGAataggtacttgaaaagtgcttaaattattgaaagagaatgtatctatgaaataagtgtttaattttgtcaagCGCATATTTTTCATGCAGAATTAGTTccgttaatgtcagaaaacaatcgaGCTAAGCAAGTAGATGGTGTCATGTAAACATTATTCAAAatgcaaaaagaggaacagatgaaccaaatcaattgagtcatttacactggaaccTCTCTGATAGATTCAAACTCGagactttgatcattcattttaaaatgattcactagcaaaaaccagatcaaattaaaagagccattcgttttcgattttaaaaagcacttagtgatgggtgaaatggagcttttcgaaaggaatcagttaaaccattttGCTAAATGATTCGCTTTTTTGAAGGGCTCCAATCAGAATGAGTATCataaatcatttgtttcaaatcGCCTGTTGAAAGTCATTTGAtttttagattggaacttcgctatcgtgaatcatttgattcagatcgggacttcagaatgtgtatcgcaaatcatcaTTTAGATtagaacgggtttgtgaatcattttgcaagttgaatgattcaaatctaatgattcacgatttgaaatgccgatctaaatcaaatgattcaaatcaTTAGTGATCCGCTCTCTGAGTGCTGATCTGaaatagagacctgcaatcccgcgggagtaccgcgggacccaacgcaacagagtgcggcgcgggtagagactcgtgtgtgtgtgtgagatgcgggaaaataaaatgattcgcgggactcctgcaaaatagaaatatctaaacataaaatatctaaaaacaaaaaattgctattcacctattgcacaaaagctgcaagaacaacataaatataATTAGTAAGCgtgagaataggcagtttcgatttaaagcttgtttgcagcatgaggaatgtagccatctgctgatttcaggaacgcatcgccaatctgtggtgttcaagttaaaatccactcactgctcaaaagttttgcacagtgctgaataggcatgggatgataaccggtttcaaggtttaccgcggtttgaaaaagtcacggtttcaaaaccggaaacaaaaaaagttataccgttcctacgatatgcgcattttctgtgtcaaagtgaaagcgcaggactccctactaggttgtgtgtgtgagtccctgcagagaaaacaatgcagcccctcccccaccggttagtgctcaggcgcgtgtctgtgtttgtgcacgtgatccacagtcagtgagattcagcagtaatataagttcaggacggccaaaggaggtgaacccccacaacacagagtggggaatagcagactatatgtactaattttacgtttctgtgaactttagcacaacaattaagttaaagtgaaatcacgtctttgcttttaagctttctgtcacgttaaaggtgcagtgtgtaggttttgtggcatctagcggcgagattgtgaattgcagcagagtaccgctcacccctccctttacagaactacggaagccgatacaggatttaaatctcacctttttttttgacatcaacgaatagtgagatttcttttaaaatgtaatttaaggaattatattaactttatcattcaataaaactatgttattgtgaatattacttgttcatcattgtgtcagtgtttttttcgcaagctgattctatgttaattattgcaccactgtctagagatcatcttaaatattacacggggcacctttaacacaagtgactgcaatttaatttaattaagaagattcaattatttattttaattattttgccttctgttccatgttacaaaatgttctatatgtttcctaaaataaaatatactgtaatccgtttggggaaaaaaaggttgttttttttacccagacatttaaatgtaacattgtagagcagtgattacaataccgtaataccgtgaaaccgtgatatttttatccaaggttatcataccgtcagaatcttataccggcccatgcctagtgctgaatattgcgcgcttacgaattacaacacacaaagtgtagacatttatgaaaggctaattgtgcataatatcaattgtgttataagagctttatgagattgcgcactgagatgtcagctttaaaggagctttgtttgtttgcattctgccgtggatgcacccagtagctcatgtttgcttttttgttaagaataacagtggtttgtgaatgttgatgctgagcctaaataacaaatattttatccagagcatttatgctggggtctagtggaacttacgagatgttacagaactttttcatgtaaattcaaccgatgtactgaaaaaatctatataggttaattttttgcgggcgggagcgggacaaaacatgaatgtcgggagcgggacgagataacatttatttccgtggGAGCGGGCGGGCAAGGGACACAATCTTTTgggagcgggcgggagcgggactgaaaaatccgtcccgtGCAGGTTTCTAATCTGAAATAATGGCTCATGAatcattcagattgggactttagtgcatggatcatgaatcatttgatttggaactttgcatattgagaatcatttgattcaagtcGGGACTGTAGAACACGTATTGCGACTCATTTGACTTGGAtaggaacgggtttgtgaatcattttgaaaatttaatgatttaaatcaaatgaagtGTGGATTAGTGAtcatgaatcattattcagatcggggaTTTAGATGCGTGGATCATTAATTATTTAGATTGGAGCTTCAGAGTGGGTTCATCTTCATAATTCAGGAATTCGGTgcttttgtttcagatcaggatttcggagccATTTTGCGTATCTTTTTCTAATTATTTTTACCTAAACAGTAGAAACATCAAACCATTActgcagtacagttataaaaacaaaacaaagaataaaGTATACACACACAGAAATCCCTTAAGATAATTAaccgtggttttactatagtaagtGTAGTGTActtttgtaatactttagtagcAATACCTCATGTGAGCCtcactttgtttttctttttctttttttttgtatatttttatttattcatttctctCGTTTAAAATTTGAAATGGAAGATATTGTTAGATAAGAGTAATGcttaaagtcctggaatttcattttacagtatctgtgcGAACCCTGTTTATGTATATTCATgttattcacattttttttttcttctaaaaaatTCAGTTCATCCATGGAGGCCATACAGCCAAGATTTCTGACTTCTCCTGGAATCCAAATGAACCGTGGGTGATTTGCTCAGTGTCTGAGGACAACATCATGCAAGTCTGGCAGATGGTAAGGACACTATCAGCTTTTAGACCTGTTTCTGAAAACGTTTAACTCTTCTGCCACCTGTTTTATTCCTTTTAAGTGTTTGCTACCTCTCAAAAGTAAAAGTTTTAGCATAACATTTCTAGTTTGTGTTGTAGCTGTTTTATATgcatatttctttttatttattcaggCGGAGAACATCTACAATGATGAGGACCCAGAGGGGGCAGCAGACACTGAGGTTCAGGGATAAAACAGCTCTTTACACCACCCCACTCTCAGCATAAGACAACTCTTCTAAAAACTGTCTGTCTACACACAACTGAAGAACTTAAGTGCTCTCCCCTAAGTAATGGAAAAGGAATAATTGACTTTCCCCACCAGGCATTTTCTACTATGTTAATAGagtatttttctaagaaaaatgtcagtTGATCATTGGTCAATATCAGAATGTGAGACAAATGACCTGTCGCATCCTATCCCACCAGTGTCTCATAAGGATTTCCTTGCGgtttaagtatacttaaagtattaCTTAATATCAGAAAAGTGTATACAGGTGTGTAGTATATTGTGAGCAGAGTGCAGTGGTACAATGTTGATGttcagtagaattttttttcttttctttttttttttccttgtccTACAAATACATTTTCCATTTAAGTATCCATTTAATTACTGGCTAGATGTATTGATAACTTAAGCTCTTGTGTACTCTTTTTACTTTGAGCTTCATGTATCAGGCAGGTGGTGTTTAATGTCTTTTTAATATTGTGACTTTTCAATGTTTTCTCCTGTATGTCCATACGTTGTACAGAACCTTATGAATAAACTGTTTTTGTTGATAAAATGTGTTGGAGGTTTTATAagattttctgttttaaatatagTATATTTTACAGAAGTTATCAGGTCAAAATGAGAAATGCTTAAAATAGGCAGGGCGGCAGAAAGTAATTTTGGCCTGGCTCACGTGTGTTAACCAATCAGAAAACTTGGAGGCGACTGACTGCCAATGGCATGAGTTAGGGGGCGGGGCTACCTGTTTGTGTGTGGGCTTGTCTCTTATCTGCTTTCGCGCTTTACCAAAGTccttttaaggcaagtcatgtcactcggcggccatatttgaaacgcctctcgggcatcaaagtgcagctcctatctctttgaatggggaaacatcaaattctcaaactgttcgccaaacttacgattaaatttcatatttgaaatctccaaagaaatccaacaagaactgcctcataaatatagttcattgtgcttgaatagcgttaaaaaaacgcttatttttccggctagatgagccagtgcgcatgcgcagtactgaacgcacgtcttaaagcgccggctgtttctatagcaaccgggacttctaacggcagatgcagtgacgcgctgactttactgatcaacgattggctctttcactaagaaggcggagcttcgcggccatgatgaccgtttcattgttccccaatcaaaactacacgagtgacatgtctttggtattctatagtctttggcttTACTGAAGACCTGCGTGCACAGAGACTATCAGGAATGGCGCGTTTTGTGAGGTAAGATGTTTAGCTCAAATATAGAATCACATACATTGTAGTGGCAGAAAAAACACTAGTAGTAAGTGGAGGGAAACAGGTAAAATACATGGAATGAGAAGAAAAAATTGGAATGCAAGTCATTTTTACAGAACACTGTCGCCAAAGACGTCATTTGAAGCTAAATGCAGATGTTTAAACAAACAGACTATGGATGAAACTACTCTTACTCTACTTTCAAAGCAAGAATTTGATTTAAACAGTgttcacatatgcagttcataggggacatTGTATTAACcatacagttacagcatgaaatgaAAGTTAAGCATGAAAATTTACGGTggccgagaagtgcaaaacacaacaacaaatcgcaacacaaaaaacaaatctgaaaaccaaataacaaatccagaaccaaaattacaaattagaaaacgcaatatcaaagctaaaaacaaaacggcaaaccataaaacacaattACAGCTCTGGAAACAAAATAGCAAGTCGGAAACCACAacgacaaacaaaacaaaacgacaagtcagaaaacacaacgACAAATCAGTCAAACCGGAAAAGGTAGGTATTTTGTGTGACCGCCGTAGTCGCTGCTGATTGGACGGAACTCCTGTCAATCAAGACATACAGGAAGTTAGATTTATACGGCTCTGGATTTGTGTATGTTTACGTAGGAGGAAAATgagctgcatccgaaatcgcatactgcttcagtaggtactacatttaaatttgaaagtagttcatgaccgttaaaacagtacgttctatatagtatgaatatgggtagtatgaatggaattcggacgtactacatccgccgcgtctccactttccgccatttttcaAATAACCACTCCTCTCCTGGAGCCTTAAGTGTCCATGGTATGCGTACTGCAGAATTcgggcggaagcagtaggtcatccgggtacttctcgcctactgtatttcgaatactatgaattcggacatactactcgcctcacatATTGTTTTTCGCattctatatagtagggaagtatgcgaaTTCGGATGCAGCAATAGAGTGTGTTCggtagtgatgtgacgtttgacaccgaagcttcgaagcttgtatcaaaaaaacgaaacatctcacagtgaagcactgtaccggagcttgattctttttgccataaccacgtgacctgtgaagcccgaagcttcgttttcgctatggttttcgcacacaaccacgtgactgcttcatattctgattaaaATAACGCGAACCCCTTGCGCAGatatcaagtgtcattcactttttgttaagaataaatcataatacgaataaatatgtacatgtgtagttttgtgcatgttcattttgtagttatccttgcttcacaagcacttctaattaataataatattagtcaacaattcctaatttactttgaacatgtatgcctacatgaaccatgcttgtataattttattaaaaagtttattgacagattaattcaagtaaaatgacattttttatttatttatttctgacgGCTTCTTGGCACaaattgatgtatttgatgaaactgtccaagaTCGCTTTGAGATTTGGGACGCGAAAGCAACTGTTTCCACcattgaccacaagatgtcattagtgtgcaacgtgttgaaaagcttcgagtaatgaacctttttacgatacagttgaggggaaagcctctgtgcttcgaaaagcttcattttcccatcactaatgTTCGGCACTACTTTCAAGAAGGACATTCATATGGCGTGATTCTAGAACTGTACTTCCTGTATGTCTTTATTGACAGGAGTTAAGTCCAATCAGCAGCGACTACGCCATTTACACAAAATACCTACCTTTTCCTGTTTGACTGATTTGTcgttgtgttttctgacttgtcgttttgttttcttgtttgtcgttgtggtttccgacttgctattttgtttccggagttgttattgtgttttatggtctgccgttttgtttttagatttgatattgcgttttctaatttgtaattttggttctggatttgttatttgttttttg of the Garra rufa chromosome 17, GarRuf1.0, whole genome shotgun sequence genome contains:
- the rbbp4 gene encoding histone-binding protein RBBP4, with the protein product MADKEAAFDDAVEERVINEEYKIWKKNTPFLYDLVMTHALEWPSLTAQWLPDVTRPEGKDFSVHRLVLGTHTSDEQNHLVIASVQLPNDDAQFDASHYDSEKGEFGGFGSVSGKIEIEIKINHEGEVNRARYMPQNPCIIATKTPTSDVLVFDYTKHPSKPDPSGECTPDLRLRGHQKEGYGLSWNPNLSGCLLSASDDHTICLWDISTVPKEGKIVDAKTIFTGHTAVVEDVSWHLLHESLFGSVADDQKLMIWDTRSNNTSKPSHAVDAHTAEVNCLSFNPYSEFILATGSADKTVALWDLRNLKLKLHSFESHKDEIFQVQWSPHNETILASSGTDRRLNVWDLSKIGEEQSPEDAEDGPPELLFIHGGHTAKISDFSWNPNEPWVICSVSEDNIMQVWQMAENIYNDEDPEGAADTEVQG